Proteins from one Flavobacterium sp. N2038 genomic window:
- a CDS encoding AsmA family protein, whose product MKETLHQIKLFLQSAGFKKYAKRFGFFILGLVALILIACGGLSIYFNQNKTEIMAKINTKINENINGKFHIGDFHYKFLSGLPNFTLALKDVELKDNQWNTHKHTLLKAQEIEVRLNVWSLLQKEINIHKILINDAQIYVYKAKDGYSNANIFKPKKKKTPQNKAKPETTIDQVDLNNVHFTLDNQVGHKLFDFAVASLKSKVNYDEDNWQTDVFLDTQINSLAFNTVHGSFAKQKQLKGTFAVSYSSAKEKIDVKTDGLKIGTDTFDIVAFFNLAKGNALFGINIGTTILWQNASNLLSANISSKLNHFNLKKPIDVNCDIKGDFNAEGDPKIVVQAVIKDNELSIPDGQLNDCSFKGIFTNNFKPKEGFTDANSAVILTHFAATYENIPLKIPQLSINNLEKPLATGTVNSDFDVSKLNGISNDKWIQFSEGHATANLKFQFDIVDLYINKPKFIGNVNVANTSFHFIPKNVHAEKVNVQLDFTQEALLIKKITYKHKNNTIFIDGKIDNFLNLYYDAPERMVVNWNIYCPSIDVKQFLGVLATSKKQKVVAKTNKKPTISNHLRTVIEKCAVVIDIKADKITYNKLTATNTNARIQMIDSKLIVKNGSLQTSGGSIAFNAEVSPSGKNFAFGSNAQVNRVDIASFLKSFNNFGIKSFTPNNIHGKLTSSANVTGFINSNGELITNSTHGTLTFNVNQGALVNFEPIMKVGKYAFPFRDVKNITFSDLSGDFKLRGEMVDINKLTISSSVLNLDAKGVYSFGHGTNLAMTIPLRNSKNDAKLATKAERDAVREKGIVLHLVAVEENGKMKIKRGKKDKEKN is encoded by the coding sequence ATGAAAGAAACTTTACATCAAATAAAACTCTTTTTACAATCGGCCGGATTTAAAAAATATGCCAAACGTTTTGGCTTTTTTATTTTAGGACTTGTTGCCCTGATTTTGATTGCCTGCGGAGGATTGTCGATTTATTTCAACCAAAATAAAACCGAAATCATGGCAAAAATCAATACTAAGATTAATGAAAACATTAATGGCAAGTTTCATATTGGCGATTTTCATTACAAGTTTTTATCAGGACTTCCAAATTTTACACTTGCCCTTAAAGATGTAGAATTAAAAGATAATCAATGGAATACCCATAAACATACACTACTAAAAGCGCAGGAAATCGAAGTGCGTTTAAACGTTTGGAGTTTACTGCAAAAAGAAATCAACATACATAAAATCCTCATTAATGATGCACAGATATATGTGTACAAAGCCAAAGATGGGTATTCGAACGCTAATATCTTTAAACCCAAAAAGAAAAAAACTCCCCAAAACAAAGCCAAACCCGAAACTACAATTGATCAGGTCGACCTCAACAATGTACATTTTACTTTAGACAATCAGGTGGGGCACAAACTTTTTGATTTTGCGGTGGCGAGTTTAAAATCTAAGGTAAATTATGACGAAGACAACTGGCAAACCGATGTTTTTCTGGATACACAAATTAACAGTCTGGCTTTTAATACTGTTCACGGAAGTTTTGCCAAACAAAAACAACTCAAAGGAACTTTTGCCGTTTCTTATTCTTCTGCAAAAGAAAAAATTGATGTAAAAACCGATGGTTTAAAAATAGGAACCGACACTTTTGATATTGTTGCCTTTTTTAATTTAGCCAAAGGAAATGCCCTTTTTGGAATCAATATTGGTACTACCATTTTATGGCAAAACGCTTCCAATTTATTATCGGCAAACATTAGCTCTAAGCTTAATCACTTTAATCTAAAAAAACCTATCGATGTAAATTGCGACATAAAAGGCGATTTTAATGCCGAAGGCGATCCCAAAATCGTGGTTCAGGCTGTAATAAAAGACAACGAACTGAGTATTCCTGACGGACAATTGAATGATTGCAGTTTTAAAGGAATTTTTACCAATAATTTCAAACCAAAAGAAGGTTTTACCGATGCCAATTCTGCCGTTATTCTTACTCATTTTGCGGCCACTTATGAAAATATTCCGTTGAAAATTCCGCAATTATCAATCAACAATCTCGAAAAGCCACTGGCAACCGGAACCGTAAATTCAGATTTTGATGTGAGTAAACTTAACGGAATTAGCAACGACAAATGGATTCAGTTTTCTGAAGGCCATGCCACGGCCAATCTAAAATTTCAGTTTGATATTGTTGATTTGTACATCAATAAACCTAAATTTATCGGAAACGTAAATGTCGCAAATACTTCATTTCACTTTATCCCCAAAAATGTACATGCCGAAAAAGTAAACGTGCAACTTGACTTTACGCAAGAAGCATTACTGATTAAAAAAATCACCTACAAGCATAAAAACAACACCATTTTTATAGACGGAAAAATAGACAACTTCCTGAATCTCTATTATGATGCACCCGAAAGAATGGTGGTGAACTGGAATATTTATTGTCCAAGTATCGATGTTAAACAATTTTTGGGCGTTTTGGCCACTTCCAAAAAACAGAAAGTCGTCGCCAAAACCAACAAGAAACCCACCATCTCAAATCATTTACGCACGGTAATCGAAAAATGTGCTGTAGTCATCGACATCAAAGCCGATAAAATAACATACAATAAACTAACGGCCACAAATACCAATGCAAGAATTCAGATGATCGATTCGAAACTGATTGTAAAAAACGGATCGCTCCAGACTTCCGGAGGCAGCATAGCTTTTAATGCTGAAGTTTCGCCAAGTGGAAAAAATTTCGCTTTCGGTTCTAACGCGCAGGTAAACCGAGTTGATATTGCGAGCTTTTTAAAATCGTTTAACAACTTTGGCATCAAATCATTTACCCCAAATAACATTCACGGAAAACTCACCAGTTCGGCCAATGTAACCGGTTTTATCAACAGCAATGGCGAACTAATCACCAATTCTACCCACGGAACATTGACTTTCAATGTCAATCAGGGCGCTTTGGTAAACTTTGAACCTATTATGAAAGTTGGAAAATATGCTTTTCCGTTTCGCGATGTTAAGAATATTACCTTCAGCGATTTGTCCGGCGATTTTAAACTGCGTGGCGAAATGGTCGATATCAACAAACTCACCATCAGTTCGAGCGTTTTAAATCTCGATGCCAAAGGTGTTTATTCCTTTGGACATGGCACCAATTTAGCCATGACAATCCCACTGCGAAATTCTAAAAACGACGCCAAACTCGCCACCAAAGCCGAGCGCGATGCCGTACGCGAAAAAGGTATTGTACTGCATTTGGTTGCGGTTGAAGAAAATGGAAAAATGAAGATTAAACGTGGGAAGAAGGATAAGGAAAAAAATTAA